The following proteins come from a genomic window of Solwaraspora sp. WMMA2065:
- the recR gene encoding recombination mediator RecR — protein MYEGAIQDLIDELGRLPGVGPKSAQRIAFHILSADPADVTRLATALRRVKDLVKFCTVCFNVAETEHCRICRDQRRSDDVLCVVEEPKDVVAIERTGEFRGRYHVLGGAINPLEGVGPDNLRIRELMLRLGSGTVKELILATDPNTEGEATATYLALMVKPMGIAVSRLASGLPVGGDLEYADEITLGRAFEGRRSV, from the coding sequence ATGTACGAAGGCGCTATCCAGGACCTGATCGACGAGCTGGGCCGGCTGCCCGGCGTGGGGCCGAAGAGCGCCCAGCGGATCGCGTTCCACATTCTCTCCGCCGACCCGGCGGACGTCACCCGGCTGGCCACCGCGCTGCGCCGGGTCAAGGATCTGGTCAAGTTCTGCACGGTGTGTTTCAACGTGGCCGAGACCGAGCACTGCCGGATCTGCCGCGACCAGCGGCGCAGTGACGACGTGCTGTGTGTGGTCGAGGAGCCGAAGGACGTCGTGGCGATCGAGCGCACCGGTGAGTTCCGGGGGCGCTACCACGTGCTCGGTGGGGCGATCAATCCGTTGGAGGGGGTCGGCCCGGACAACCTGCGGATCCGGGAGCTGATGCTGCGGTTGGGTTCGGGGACGGTCAAGGAGCTGATCCTGGCCACCGACCCGAACACCGAGGGTGAGGCGACCGCGACCTATCTGGCGCTGATGGTGAAGCCGATGGGGATCGCGGTGTCCCGGTTGGCCAGTGGTCTGCCGGTCGGCGGCGACCTGGAGTACGCCGACGAGATCACCCTGGGCCGGGCGTTCGAAGGCCGGCGTTCGGTCTGA
- a CDS encoding YbaB/EbfC family nucleoid-associated protein, whose translation MQQMLKQAQKMQQQMATAQAELAEAEVTGVAGGGLVTATLSGVGEIRSIKIDPSAVDPADVETLEDLVLAAVRNGNDEVRKLTEEKMGPVTGGLGGLGLPGF comes from the coding sequence ATGCAGCAGATGCTGAAGCAGGCGCAGAAGATGCAGCAGCAGATGGCGACCGCCCAGGCTGAGCTGGCTGAGGCGGAGGTCACCGGTGTGGCCGGCGGAGGGCTGGTCACGGCGACCCTTTCCGGCGTCGGCGAGATCCGGTCAATCAAGATCGACCCCAGTGCGGTGGACCCGGCGGACGTGGAGACGCTGGAGGATCTGGTGCTGGCCGCGGTCCGCAACGGCAACGACGAGGTCCGCAAGCTGACCGAGGAGAAGATGGGCCCGGTCACGGGCGGCCTCGGCGGTCTCGGACTACCCGGGTTCTGA